CAGTGCGGGTCGAACAACATGTAACGTTGAAACAAATATTAACGTTGCACCAGAGGTTCCCGGGGAGGGGTCGGGCCTCTGTTATCTATCTACCCTGCAAGGGATTCTGGCGTCACAACACCCCTCAATATTCTGCAGTCTAAAAACGATCCAATAATCAGCCACAAATTAGCAAAATCGGGCATTTTGACCGATGTCGGCTTTTTGGCACCACTTGGCACTATCCGATTGCTCTCGCCGTTATGTGAGCTCTATGTTCAGCACATAGACCGCGCTCCCCCCGATCCGGTCGCTTCTGCCTCCGAGGACAGCCCGATGCCCGCCGATATCATCGATTACAAGCTCATTGGCGATGACCTGCAAGGGGTCATTATCACGCTCGATCCTGGCGAAGCCGTGATGGCTGAGGCCGGCGCGATGATGTACATGCAGGACGGCATCGAAATGCAGACGACGCTCGACCCCAACAGCCAAGGGGGCGGCCTGTTCACCAAGCTGCTGGGCGCTGGCAAACGCATGCTGGCCGGCGAGTCATTTTTTGTCACACTCTTTGGCAATGCCGCGACGGTGCGACGGGACGTGGCCTTTAGCGCGCCGGTGCCAGGCAAGATCTTCGTCTGCGACCTCCAGCAGTGGGGCGGCGAACTGCTGGCGCAAAAAGATGGCTTTCTCTGTGCGGCACGCGGCATCAATCTCGACATTGCATTCACCAAAAAGATCGGCGCTGGTTTTTTTGGCGGTGAAGGATTCATTCTCCAGCGCTTCACCGGCGACGGCCTCGTCTTTTTGCATGCCTGCGGCGCGCTCGTACAAATGGAGTTGAAGCCGGGGGAACGGCTGCGCGTGGACACCGGTTGTCTTGTGGCATTGCAGCCCAGCGTGGACTATGACATTCAGCGGGTGCCGGGAATCAAAACGGCGCTCTTCGGCGGCGAAGGATTGTTTTTTGTGCAACTCACGGGGCCGGGGCGTGTGATTCTGCAAACCCTTCCCTTCTCGCGACTCGCGGACAAGATCGTCGCGTCCTCGCCCCTCGGCCGAGGGCGCCGTCGCGAAGAAGGGAGCGTGCTCGGCGGACTCGGCTCGCTCATCAGCGGCGACAACTGACCTTTCTGCTTATCCCATGACTCCTCCTCCGTCACACTCGCGCACGCGCGAACTGTTCACCACGGTGCTTGCCGCACTCGGGCTAGCGTTCACGCTGTTCATGGGCTCGCGCTCGGTGGGCGCGGCGCCCGCCCTCGGCCGATTCCTCGACCCTGTACACGGCGTATGGGCGGTGGCCTCGCGCGCGGAACTTCCCGTGAGCGCTGGTGCGACGATCCCCGGATTGCGGAGCGCGGTGGATGTGCGCTACGACGACCGCGGCGTGCCGCATGTCTTTGCGCAGAACACCGACGACGTGTACCGCGCGCTCGGCTACGTGCACGCGCGCGACCGTCTGTTCGAAATGGAAATGCAGACGCGCGCGGTGGCCGGCACGCTGGCGGAACTCGTCGGCGCACGTGCGTTGCCGCTCGACAAAACCGCGCGAGCCCAAGGGCTCGCCTGGTCCGCGGAACGGAGTTTTGCGACGGTCTCGCCCACCTCGCTCGCTGGACGCGCCATGCAGAGTTATGCCGATGGTGTCAACGCATTCATCGATCAGATGACCCCGAGTGACGTGCCATTTGAGTATCACCTGCTCGGTGCCACGCCCATGCATTGGAAGCCCGTGTACACCGCGTATCTGCAGGCGCGGATGGGGCTCACGCTCGCGTACAGCGAAGGGGAACTCCAGCGCGCACAGGTGGAAGCGTTGATTGGTTCGGCGGCGGTGGCCGCCCTCTTTCCTGAGAACGCGCCGATCGTCGAACCGATTCAACCCAACGGGCAACGCGCCCCGCGGCTCGACTATGTGAGAATTCCTGACCCGCACCCCACGGATAGCGTCAAACTCGCGCTGGCGCTCGGGCTCGAGCAGGCGGCGACGCTCGCGGTGAGTGATCGTCCCGGTGGAGAAGTGGTGGTGGGAAGCAATAACTGGGCGGTCGCACCGCGCCGTACGGCGGCGGGGCACGCATTGCTCTCGGGCGATCCGCATCTTGCGCTGTCGCTGCCGTCGGTGTGGTACGAAGCGCATCTCATCGTACCGGACACGCTTGATGCCTACGGTGTGACCTTTGCGGGATCGCAGCTGGTGGCCATTGGATTCAATCGCGATGTGGCGTGGACCGAAACGAACACGGGCGCCGACGTCGCCGACTATTACGTAGAAACGGTGGACGACCCCGCGCACCCCACCAAATACAAACTCGACGGCGAGTGGAAGCCACTCACGGTGCGCGTGGAGCAATATCGCGGCAAGCGTGGCGAGACGCTGGCGGCCGACACGATTTACCATACGCACCGCGGCGCTATGGTGCACGCCGGCGCACGCTGGATTTCGCGTCGCTGGCTGGTGACCGAATCGTCGGTGGCACCGGTACTCGAGTCGTTCCGTCATACGAACTCCGCGAAGTCGGTGTTCGATGTGATGACGGCGTGGGAGCCCTACCCCGCCCCCGCGCAGAATGTGCTGACGGCGGATCGTGCGGGGCACATTGGCATTCGCTCAACTGGTCTGTATCCGCGTCGCCCCGCGCAACAAGCGAAAGGCGACGTGCTAATTGACGGCAGCGTGAGCGCCAACGATTGGC
This portion of the Gemmatimonadota bacterium genome encodes:
- a CDS encoding TIGR00266 family protein gives rise to the protein MPADIIDYKLIGDDLQGVIITLDPGEAVMAEAGAMMYMQDGIEMQTTLDPNSQGGGLFTKLLGAGKRMLAGESFFVTLFGNAATVRRDVAFSAPVPGKIFVCDLQQWGGELLAQKDGFLCAARGINLDIAFTKKIGAGFFGGEGFILQRFTGDGLVFLHACGALVQMELKPGERLRVDTGCLVALQPSVDYDIQRVPGIKTALFGGEGLFFVQLTGPGRVILQTLPFSRLADKIVASSPLGRGRRREEGSVLGGLGSLISGDN
- a CDS encoding penicillin acylase family protein, giving the protein MTPPPSHSRTRELFTTVLAALGLAFTLFMGSRSVGAAPALGRFLDPVHGVWAVASRAELPVSAGATIPGLRSAVDVRYDDRGVPHVFAQNTDDVYRALGYVHARDRLFEMEMQTRAVAGTLAELVGARALPLDKTARAQGLAWSAERSFATVSPTSLAGRAMQSYADGVNAFIDQMTPSDVPFEYHLLGATPMHWKPVYTAYLQARMGLTLAYSEGELQRAQVEALIGSAAVAALFPENAPIVEPIQPNGQRAPRLDYVRIPDPHPTDSVKLALALGLEQAATLAVSDRPGGEVVVGSNNWAVAPRRTAAGHALLSGDPHLALSLPSVWYEAHLIVPDTLDAYGVTFAGSQLVAIGFNRDVAWTETNTGADVADYYVETVDDPAHPTKYKLDGEWKPLTVRVEQYRGKRGETLAADTIYHTHRGAMVHAGARWISRRWLVTESSVAPVLESFRHTNSAKSVFDVMTAWEPYPAPAQNVLTADRAGHIGIRSTGLYPRRPAQQAKGDVLIDGSVSANDWQGWRALKEYPQSLDPAQGYLASANQQPKDPKVDAGYLGWDWPTPWRAMRINALLRADSQVTPDAMRRYQTDPRSEQVGFFLPALLQAADHAPAPDTVLAHAARMLREWDGSFAKDNDHAALYDAIVSEISRRTWDELQLPAPTGPERAKRIATPNTMVLAELLQQPNSPWWDVRETKDVVEDRDAILRQSIVAGYALLVKQFGAPGAAWQWSNVRHANIWHLLRMPALSRLDLAVPSAPATLSPSSGDGTHGASWRMVVEMGAEVRAWGIYPGGQSGNPVSSRYDNQLRKWTEGQLDTLRFPRRPADLAGSVLRSTLTLTPEPR